In Juglans regia cultivar Chandler chromosome 13, Walnut 2.0, whole genome shotgun sequence, the following proteins share a genomic window:
- the LOC108997483 gene encoding phosphatidylinositol transfer protein 3-like, whose translation MTEELKDGTVEANELQDNGSLEMESNEIEKSKVGIMRAVVEAEDSSAKEMDDFMIRRFLRARDQDIEKASNLFLKYLRWRRAFVPNGSISTSEIPNELAHDKLFMQGLDKKGRPIVVCFGGRHRQNNIEELRRFVVYSLDKICSRMPGGQEKFVCIGDLEGWRYSNSDIRGYLAALSILQDCFPERLGKLLIVHVPYVFMTVWKVVYPFIDSKTKKKIILVENKNLRSTLLNDIDESQLPAAYGGQLPLIPIQDA comes from the exons ATGACGGAGGAGCTGAAAGACGGTACCGTGGAAGCAAATGAGCTGCAAGACAATGGCAGCTTGGAAATGGAAAGCAATGAGATCGAGAAAAGCAAAGTGGGTATCATGAGGGCCGTCGTCGAGGCAGAAGATTCCTCTGCCAAg GAAATGGACGATTTCATGATCCGGAGATTTCTGCGGGCTCGTGATCAAGACATTGAGAAGGCTTCTAATCTCTTCCTGAAGTACCTGCGCTGGAGGCGGGCATTTGTCCCTAATGGTTCCATATCCACCTCGGAGATTCCAAATGAATTAGCCCATGACAAGCTGTTTATGCAAGGCCTGGATAAGAAGGGACGCCCAATAGTAGTTTGCTTTGGTGGCAGGCATAGGCAGAACAATATAGAGGAGTTGAGGC GTTTTGTGGTCTACAGTCTAGACAAAATATGTTCCAG AATGCCGGGAGGGCAGGAAAAGTTTGTGTGTATTGGAGATCTTGAAGGATGGAGATACTCTAACAGTGACATTAGAGGATACCTCGCAGCTCTCTCAATCTTGCAG GATTGCTTCCCCGAGAGGCTAGGCAAGTTACTCATAGTCCATGTGCCTTACGTATTCATGACTGTATGGAAGGTGGTTTACCCATTTATTGACAGCAAAACTAAAAAGAAG ATAATTCTTGTTGAGAACAAAAATTTGAGATCAACCTTACTGAATGACATTGATGAGAGTCAGCTGCCAGCTGCATACGGAGGCCAGCTACCATTGATCCCTATCCAAGATGCTTAA
- the LOC108997418 gene encoding glycine--tRNA ligase, mitochondrial 1-like, giving the protein MRSLFALISSSASSGHHLFSLLGSRCSLTLPAHQAFRRRLVLMDASEQILRQAFAEKQSAVEAQGHAVRALKATGAAKPEIDAAIESLNGLKLEKASIERQLQAAIGGGDGSLNRETFRQAVVNTLERRLFYIPSFKIYRGVAGLYDYGPPGCAVKSNVLAFWRQHFVLEENMLEVDCPCVTPEVVLKASGHVDKFTDLMVKDEKTGTCYRADHLLKDFCNEKLQKDLSISPEKAAELRHVLAVLDDLSSEQLGAKIKEYGITAPDTKNPLSDPYPFNLMFQTSIGPSGLSPGYMRPETAQGIFVNFKDLYYYNGNKLPFAAAQIGQAFRNEISPRQGLLRVREFTLAEIEHFVDPENKSHPKFSEVANLEFLMFPREEQMSGHSAKRIPLGEAVSRGIVNNETLGYFIGRVYLFLTRLGIDKDRLRFRQHLANEMAHYAADCWDAEIECSYGWIECVGIADRSAYDLRAHSEKSGVALVAQEKFLEPREVEKLVINPVKKELGLAFKGNQRMVVEALEAMNEKEALEMKATLESKEESAFYVCTLGKNVTIKKNMVTISKEIKKEHQRVFTPSVIEPSFGIGRIIFCLFEHSFYTRPSKAGDEQLNVFRFPPLVAPIKCTVFPLVQQQQYEEVAKVISQSLTTAGISHKIDITGTSIGKRYARTDELGVPFAITVDSTSSVTIRERDSKDQVRVNVGEAASVVKEVTDGRQTWVDVWSTFPHHSAGPA; this is encoded by the exons ATGCGATCGCTCTTTGCTCTCATATCCTCATCAGCTTCATCTGGTCACCATTTATTCTCTCTCCTCGGCTCGCGTTGCTCCTTAACACTCCCAGCTCATCAGGCCTTCAGGCGCCGCCTGGTTCTAATGGATGCCTCTGAGCAGATTCTCCGCCAGGCGTTCGCAGAGAAGCAATCAGCCGTCGAAGCCCAAGGCCACGCCGTACGCGCGCTGAAAGCAACCGGTGCGGCAAAGCCGGAAATCGATGCAGCGATCGAATCCTTGAACGGCTTGAAGCTTGAGAAAGCTTCGATCGAGAGGCAGCTCCAAGCTGCCATTGGTGGTGGCGACGGCTCCCTTAACAGGGAAACGTTCCGTCAAGCGGTGGTGAATACTCTGGAACGGCGTTTGTTCTACATTCCATCCTTCAAAATCTATCGCGGCGTTGCTGGGCTTTACGATTATGGGCCGCCGGGCTGTGCCGTCAAGTCGAACGTTCTGGCTTTCTGGCGCCAG CATTTTGTCCTTGAGGAGAACATGTTGGAAGTTGACTGCCCATGTGTCACACCTGAAGTGGTGCTGAAGGCATCTGGTCATGTTGACAAATTCACTGACCTTATGGTGAAGGATGAGAAAACTGGGACCTGTTATCGTGCTGACCACTTGCTCAAGGATTTTTGCAACGAGAAGCTTCAGAAGGACCTTAGCATAAGTCCAGAGAAGGCTGCTGAGCTAAGACATGTGCTTGCAGTATTGGATGATCTCTCATCTGAACAACTGGGTGCAAAGATCAAGGAGTATGGCATTACAGCTCCAGACACTAAGAATCCTCTGTCTGATCCTTATCCGTTCAACTTAATGTTTCAAACCTCAATAGGTCCATCTGGCTTGAGCCCTGG GTATATGCGTCCCGAAACTGCCCAAGGcatatttgttaattttaaagaCTTGTATTATTACAATGGGAACAAGCTCCCCTTTGCTGCAGCTCAAATTGGTCAGGCTTTCAGGAATGAG ATATCTCCTCGCCAAGGCCTTTTGAGAGTCCGTGAGTTCACGCTAGCAGAGATTGAGCACTTCGTTGATCCTGAAAACAAGTCTCACCCAAAGTTCTCAGAAGTTGCCAACTTGGAGTTTCTGATGTTCCCAAGAGAAGAACAAATGTCTGGCCACTCTGCGAAGAGAATTCCACTGGGTGAAGCAGTTTCAAGG GGAATTGTCAATAATGAAACTCTTGGCTACTTCATTGGGAGAGTATATCTTTTCTTAACTCGCCTTGGTATAGACAAAGACCGTTTAAGGTTCCGGCAGCATCTTGCAAATGAAATGGCCCACTATGCTGCTGACTGTTGGGATGCTGAGATTGAGTGCTCCTATGGGTGGATTGAATGTGTTGGTATTGCGGATAGGTCTGCATATGATTTGCGTGCTCACTCG GAGAAAAGTGGCGTTGCACTTGTGGCCCAGGAAAAATTCTTGGAACCCAGAGAAGTGGAG AAACTAGTTATCAATCCTGTGAAAAAAGAGTTGGGCCTTGCATTCAAGGGGAACCAAAGGATGGTGGTTGAAGCTTTGGAG gcaatgaatgaaaaagaagCTTTGGAAATGAAGGCTACTTTAGAATCCAAGGAAGAGAGTGCGTTTTATGTGTGCACTCTTGGCAAAAACGTGACTATTAAGAAGAACATGGTCACAATTTCAAAGGAGATCAAGAAAGAACACCAAAGAGTTTTCACACCATCCGTAATTGAGCCATCTTTTGGCATTGGGAGGATAATATTTTGCCTCTTTGAACACTCTTTCTATACGAGGCCAAGTAAAGCCGGGGATGAACAGTTAAATGTGTTCCGTTTTCCACCTCTTGTAGCACCTATTAAATGTACGGTTTTCCCACTTGTTCAGCAACAACAGTATGAGGAGGTGGCAAAAGTCATTTCCCAATCATTGACTACAGCTGGAATCTCACATAAGATTGACATTACAG GGACCTCAATTGGTAAACGATATGCAAGAACAGATGAACTTGGTGTACCCTTTGCAATCACGGTTGATTCAACGTCCTCAGTGACAATCCGGGAAAGGGACAGCAAGGATCAGGTCCGTGTTAATGTGGGAGAGGCTGCATCGGTTGTTAAAGAGGTAACTGATGGACGGCAGACGTGGGTGGATGTATGGTCTACTTTCCCCCATCATTCAGCTGGACCCGCCTAG
- the LOC108997329 gene encoding probable beta-1,4-xylosyltransferase IRX10 translates to MRIWVWLFPVLIVSGFVWRVSADQNVRTERISGSAGDVLEDDPVGRLKVYVYELPSKYNKKLLQKDPRCLNHMFAAEIFMHKFLLSSPVRTLKPEEADWFYTPTYITCDLTPTGLPLPFKSPRMMRSAIQLISSNWPYWNRTEGADHFFVVPHDFGACFHYQEEKAIERGILPLLHRATLVQTFGQRNHVCLNEGSITIPPYAPPQKMQARLIPQDTPRSIFVYFRGLFYDVNNDPEGGYYARGARAAVWENFKDNPLFDISTEHPTTYYEDMQRAIFCLCPLGWAPWSPRLVEAVVFGCIPVIIADDIVLPFADAIPWEEIGVFVAEEDVPNLDTILTSIPPQVILRKQRLLANPSMKRAMMFPQPAQAGDAFHQILNGLARKLPHDKSTFLKPGEKILNWTAGPVGDLKPW, encoded by the exons ATGAGGATTTGGGTGTGGCTTTTTCCTGTTCTTATCGTCTCTGGTTTTGTTTGGAGGGTTAGTGCGGACCAGAATGTGCGTACAGAGCGAATTTCAG GAAGTGCTGGTGATGTCTTGGAAGATGATCCAGTAGGAAGGTTGAAAGTTTATGTATATGAGCTTCCTAGCAAATACAACAAGAAGCTTCTACAAAAGGACCCAAGATGTCTGAACCATATGTTTGCCGCTGAGATTTTTATGCACAAGTTCCTCTTATCAAGTCCTGTTCGAACCCTCAAGCCTGAAGAAGCAGATTGGTTTTATACCCCAACATACATCACTTGTGACCTTACACCAACCGGCTTGCCATTGCCCTTCAAGTCTCCACGAATGATGAGAAGCGCAATACAGCTCATCTCTTCAAACTGGCCCTATTGGAATCGAACAGAAGGGGCTGATCACTTCTTTGTTGTGCCCCATGACTTTGGAGCCTGCTTTCATTATCAA GAAGAGAAAGCTATTGAGAGGGGCATTCTTCCATTACTCCATCGTGCTACCTTGGTTCAGACTTTTGGACAACGGAACCATGTGTGCCTAAATGAGGGTTCAATCACTATTCCTCCATATGCTCCTCCTCAGAAAATGCAGGCCCGCCTGATTCCCCAAGACACCCCTAGGTCCATCTTCGTCTACTTTCGTGGATTGTTCTATGACGTTAACAATGACCCAGAAGGTGGTTATTATGCAAG AGGTGCAAGGGCAGCAGTTTGGGAGAACTTCAAAGACAATCCACTTTTTGACATCTCCACTGAACACCCAACCACATACTATGAAGACATGCAACGAGCTATATTCTGTTTGTGCCCTCTGGGATGGGCCCCATGGAGTCCTAGGCTTGTTGAAGCAGTGGTGTTTGGTTGTATTCCTGTCATTATAGCAGATGATATTGTCTTGCCATTCGCTGATGCCATACCATGGGAGGAAATTGGGGTGTTTGTCGCGGAGGAAGATGTCCCTAATCTGGATACAATTCTTACATCCATACCACCACAAGTAATTCTAAGGAAGCAGAGGCTGCTTGCAAATCCTTCAATGAAAAGGGCAATGATGTTCCCACAGCCCGCACAAGCGGGAGACGCTTTTCATCAGATACTGAATGGGCTGGCTCGCAAGTTGCCACATGACAAGAGCACTTTCTTGAAGCCTGGtgaaaagattttgaattggaCCGCAGGACCTGTTGGGGATCTCAAACCTTGGTAA
- the LOC108997328 gene encoding transaldolase-like, whose product MATISRLTTPSPAASTSTLKPRSSQSKTLIGFYSGSTFNAKVSSSKLAVRSNPAIRGPLVVRCSQGGNGGPAKRTVLHDLYEKEGQSPWYDNLYRPVTDLLPLIASGVRGVTSNPAIFQKAISSSNAYNDQFRELVQSGKDIEAAYWELVVKDIQDACKLFESIYDETDGGDGYVSVEVSPRLADDTQGTVEAAKWLHKVVNRPNVYIKIPATAACVPSIKEVISLGISVNVTLIFSLSRYEAVMDAYLDGLEASGLSDLSRVTSVASFFVSRVDTLIDKRLEKIGTPEALDLRGKAAVAQAALAYQLYQKKFSGPRWEALVKKGAKKQRVLWASTSVKNPAYADTLYVAPLIGPDSVSTMPDQALQAFIDHGTVSRTIDSKVSEAEGVYSALEKLGIDWNDVGSQLELEGVDSFKKSFESLLDTLQEKANSLKLVSL is encoded by the exons ATGGCTACCATTTCCAGGCTCACCACACCGAGCCCTGCGGCTTCTACATCTACTTTGAAACCCAGATCTTCGCAGTCTAAGACTTTGATCGGTTTCTACAGCGGAAGCACTTTCAACGCCAAAGTTTCATCTTCCAAATTAGCCGTTCGGAGTAACCCCGCGATCAGGGGCCCTTTGGT TGTCAGATGTTCCCAAGGTGGAAATGGAGGTCCAGCAAAGAGAACAGTTCTTCATGATCTCTATGAGAAGGAAGGGCAGAGTCCATGGTATGATAACCTATACCGACCTGTTACAGATCTGCTTCCTCTGATTGCAAGTGGTGTAAGGGGTGTAACTAGCAACCCAGCG ATCTTCCAGAAAGCAATCTCTTCTTCAAATGCTTACAATGACCAGTTCAG GGAACTTGTTCAATCAGGAAAAGACATTGAAGCTGCATACTGGGAGCTTGTGGTGAAGGATATTCAAGATGCATGCAAACTTTTTGAGTCAATCTATGATGAAACAGATGGTGGTGATGGATATGTTTCTGTGGAAGTTTCCCCTAGACTTGCTGATGATACCCAAGGGACTGTAGAGGCTGCAAAATGGCTCCATAAAGTGGTTAATCGCCCCAATGTTTACATAAAGATTCCTGCTACAGCTGCTTGCGTTCCTTCAATTAAGGAAGTTATTTCACTCGGCATAAGCGTCAATGTGACG CTCATATTTTCCCTTTCTAGATATGAAGCAGTCATGGATGCTTACTTGGATGGCCTTGAAGCTTCCGGATTAAGTGACCTCTCCAGAGTTACAAGTGTTGCTTCCTTCTTTGTCAGTCGAGTAGACACCCTCATTGACAAGAGGCTTGAGAAGATTGGAACCCCAGAGGCCCTTGATCTTCGTGGAAAG GCCGCGGTTGCTCAAGCTGCTCTGGCATACCAGCTCTACCAGAAGAAATTCTCTGGTCCAAGATGGGAAGCTTTGGTGAAAAAAGGTGCCAAGAAGCAGAGGGTGCTGTGGGCCTCGACTAGTGTTAAGAATCCTGCCTACGCTGACACCTTATATGTTGCTCCTCTCATTGGACCCGATTCG GTCTCAACCATGCCAGATCAAGCTCTCCAAGCATTTATCGATCATGGTACCGTTTCAAGGACAATTGATTCGAAGGTATCCGAAGCTGAAGGCGTTTACAGTGCACTTGAGAAGTTGGGCATTGACTGGAACGATGTTGGCTCCCAGCTTGAACTTGAAGGTGTGGATTCTTTCAAGAAAAGCTTTGAAAGCCTGCTCGATACCCTGCAAGAGAAGGCAAACTCTCTCAAATTAGTCAGCCTGTGA